One region of Fragaria vesca subsp. vesca linkage group LG4, FraVesHawaii_1.0, whole genome shotgun sequence genomic DNA includes:
- the LOC101308858 gene encoding mitochondrial import inner membrane translocase subunit TIM44-2-like codes for MAARKLVRDLFLHSQPIFLHSQVSGTKIRLLLGNGYSGNRRYSVFNEFSKQVKEETNKNPQFKKTVKELKEQVEELKGVKEDLKVRTKQTTEQLYKQVDGVWTEAEAAAKKVSANVKEKILAATEEVKGSFGIGKEQASEPNGASADHVADEKDGSKTASTEDKHQRLGSSDTTETLFGKFRSRISSSNVSSVFHRFKEAKVIDMAKKGYDILKDELNDNPIKKKHLGFDPSSIPRVEKSATSDVAIVPTKQSRLRKKWEAFRMKMQANPLVKRISGISEPVKTKGEEIMEDMKERWETTDSPIVHKIQDISESVFQETNAAASIKEIHARDPSFSLQDFVVEVQNAVKPVLNAYMKGDIETLKKYCANEVIERCKAERQAFQSHGIFFDNKILHISDVEVRETKLIGDSPIIIVMFRTQQVYCVRDKNGAITEGSQDTIQTVHYAWAMQPWDPEELPEGALFPIWRVREMQQFGFQALI; via the exons ATGGCTGCTAGAAAGCTTGTTCGAGACTTGTTCCTCCACAGCCAACCCATCTTTCTTCACTCTCAG GTTTCAGGCACCAAAATACGATTGCTTTTGGGAAATGGGTATTCAGGGAATCGTCGATACAGTGTCTTCAATGAGTTCTCGAAGCAAGTCAAGGAGGAAACTAATAA GAATCCGCAATTTAAAAAGACAGTCAAGGAGCTGAAGGAGCAAGTGGAAGAGCTCAAGGGGGTGAAAGAAGATCTCAAAGTTAG AACGAAGCAGACAACGGAGCAGCTGTACAAGCAAGTGGATGGTGTTTGGACAGAGGCTGAAGCAGCAGCAAAGAAG GTCTCTGCAAATGTAAAAGAGAAGATATTGGCTGCCACAGAGGAG GTCAAGGGATCTTTTGGAATTGGGAAAGAACAGGCATCAGAGCCTAATGGTGCTTCAGCTGATCATGTTGCTGATGAAAAAGATGGAAGCAAGACCGCGTCCACTGAAGATAAACACCAGCGCTTAGGGTCAAGTGATACTACGGAAACATTATTTGGAAAATTTAGGTCAAGGATTTCTTCATCCAACGTATCCTCTGTCTTTCATAGGTTCAAGGAAGCAAAGGTTATTGACATGGCCAAGAAAGGATATGACATTTTAAAGGATGAATTAAATGATAATCCAATTAAGAAAAAACATCTAGGGTTTGACCCTTCTTCCATCCCACGAGTCGAAAAAAGTGCGACAAGCGACGTTGCTATTGTACCCACCAAACAATCTCGTTTGCGCAAAAAGTGGGAGGCTTTCAGAATGAAG ATGCAAGCGAATCCTTTAGTCAAGCGTATCAGTGGGATAAGTGAACCCGTTAAAACAAAAGGCGAGGAG ATCATGGAGGACATGAAGGAACGCTGGGAAACTACTGATAGCCCAATAGTTCACAAAATTCAGGA TATCAGTGAATCTGTTTTTCAAGAAACAAATGCTGCAGCATCAATTAAAGAGATCCATGCCCGAGATCC ATCTTTCTCTTTACAAGATTTTGTGGTAGAAGTACAGAACGCGGTCAAACCGGTATTAAATGCTTACATGAAG GGAGATATTGAAACATTGAAGAAGTACTGTGCTAATGAGGTGATTGAGCGGTGTAAAGCTGAGCGTCAGGCTTTTCAAAGCCATGGCATCTTTTTTGATAACAAG ATTCTACATATATCTGATGTGGAAGTAAGAGAAACCAAACTGATTGGAGACTCTCCCATAATCATTGTTATG TTCCGAACACAGCAAGTCTATTGTGTACGTGATAAAAATGGTGCAATAACAGAAGGCAGCCAG GATACGATCCAAACTGTGCACTACGCCTGGGCCATGCAACCTTGGGATCCTGAAGAACTTCCTGAAGGTGCTCTTTTCCCGATATGGAGAGTAAGAGAGATGCAACAATTTGGATTTCAAGCCCTTATTTAG
- the LOC101308368 gene encoding DNA-directed RNA polymerase II subunit RPB7-like isoform 2, with product MFLKTELQWNVVIPAESLDAKGLMLQKAIFVRLLDDFAKRKATKDLGYLLALTTVEKIGEGKVRQHTGDVLFPVTFCAISFKIFRGEILEGVVQNVLKQGVILRCGPIENVYLSSSKMPDYNYVPGENPVFLNDKMSKIEKGVTLRCIVIGAKWLEAEREFQALVGLHADYLGPVP from the coding sequence ATGTTTCTCAAAACTGAGTTGCAATGGAATGTTGTAATCCCTGCTGAAAGCTTGGATGCGAAGGGATTAATGCTCCAAAAGGCAATTTTTGTTCGGCTATTGGATGATTTTGCAAAGAGAAAGGCTACTAAAGACCTCGGATACCTTCTTGCTCTCACAACTGTTGAGAAGATAGGAGAGGGAAAAGTCAGGCAGCATACTGGGGATGTGCTTTTTCCAGTTACCTTCTGTGCCATCTCCTTTAAGATTTTCAGAGGAGAGATCTTAGAGGGAGTAGTGCAGAACGTGCTCAAGCAGGGAGTTATATTGAGATGTGGTCCAATTGAGAATGTGTATCTCTCTTCTTCAAAAATGCCTGATTACAACTATGTTCCAGGGGAGAATCCTGTCTTCTTGAATGACAAGATGTCTAAGATTGAAAAAGGTGTCACCCTACGTTGCATTGTCATTGGAGCTAAGTGGCTTGAGGCAGAGAGGGAATTTCAGGCGTTGGTTGGCTTACATGCTGATTATCTAGGACCAGTCCCTTAG
- the LOC101309144 gene encoding pentatricopeptide repeat-containing protein At4g39620, chloroplastic-like, with translation MVRMLIRSFSDKEPLVKTLNKYVKIVRTEHCFLLFEELGKSGKWLQCLEVFRWMQKQRWYVADNGVYSKLISVMGKKGQTRMAMWLFSEMRNSGCRPDTSVYNALISAHLNSKDKGKALEKGLVYFNKMKGMERCQPNIVTYNILLRAYAQARNVDKVNSLFKDLDESIACPDIYTYNGVMDAYGKNGMIRDMESVLSRMKSNQCKPDIITFNLLIDSYGKKQQFDKMEQVFKSLLHSKERPTLPTFNSMIINYGKARLKEQAESVFKRMIDMKYSPSFITYESLMMMYGYCDSVSKAREIFDGVAESGQEMKVSTLNVMLDVYCRNGLPMEADKLLLSANSIGIRPNVCTYKLLYKAYTKANMKDLLDKLLKSMDKDGIVPNKRFFLEALGAFLSSTGNSESGSASTDLNRPQDEVLKI, from the exons ATGGTCCGCATGCTCATCAGAAGCTTCAGCGACAAAGAGCCCCTCGTCAAGACTCTCAACAAGTACGTCAAGATTGTTAGGACCGAGCACTGCTTTCTTCTCTTTGAAGAGCTCGGCAAGTCGGGCAAGTGGCTTCAGTGCTTGGAG GTGTTCAGATGGATGCAAAAACAGCGATGGTATGTTGCTGATAATGGAGTTTATTCCAAATTGATCTCGGTTATGGGGAAGAAGGGCCAGACACGCATGGCCATGTGGCTCTTCTCTGAGATGCGTAACAGTGGTTGCCGCCCTGATACTTCTGTTTATAATGCGCTCATCTCCGCGCACCTTAACAGCAAGGACAAGGGGAAGGCGTTGGAGAAGGGGCTCGTGTACTTTAACAAGATGAAGGGGATGGAAAGGTGTCAGCCTAACATTGTTACTTACAATATTCTCTTGAGAGCTTATGCGCAGGCTCGAAATGTAGATAAAGTCAATTCTTTGTTTAAAGATCTTGATGAGAGCATAGCTTGCCCTGATATCTATACGTACAATGGTGTAATGGATGCGTATGGGAAGAATGGGATGATCAGAGATATGGAATCTGTGCTTTCTCGCATGAAAAGTAATCAGTGCAAGCCCGATATCATCACCTTCAACTTGTTGATTGATTCATACGGGAAGAAGCAGCAATTTGACAAGATGGAACAGGTATTCAAGAGCTTACTTCACTCCAAGGAGCGACCAACTCTCCCTACATTTAATTCAATGATCATAAATTATGGGAAGGCAAGGCTTAAAGAGCAAGCAGAATCTGTGTTTAAAAGGATGATCGACATGAAATACTCACCTAGCTTCATCACATATGAGAGTCTTATGATGATGTATGGCTACTGTGACTCTGTTTCAAAGGCTAGGGAGATATTTGATGGGGTGGCAGAATCTGGACAGGAGATGAAGGTGTCTACTCTTAATGTGATGCTTGATGTATACTGCAGGAATGGTTTGCCCATGGAAGCAGATAAGCTTTTGCTGAGTGCAAATAGTATTGGGATACGTCCGAATGTATGTACCTATAAACTTCTTTACAAGGCTTATACCAAAGCTAACATGAAGGACCTTCTAGACAAATTGCTAAAGTCCATGGACAAAGATGGTATTGTCCCCAATAAGAGGTTCTTTCTAGAGGCTTTGGGAGCATTTTTGTCTTCAACAGGGAATTCAGAGTCTGGGAGTGCCTCAACAGATTTGAACAGGCCACAGGATGAGGTGCTGAAAATTTAG